The following proteins come from a genomic window of Companilactobacillus pabuli:
- a CDS encoding UDP-N-acetylmuramoyl-L-alanyl-D-glutamate--2,6-diaminopimelate ligase, with translation MSLKISKAIEILKKHDLLVSSSVSDDSLEVTNISYNSKEDQTNGIFFCKGNKFKAEYLDQAIKNGAKIYVSEKEYNKDIDRLIVKSASKALALLSSEYFGNPQNDLFIVAFTGTKGKTTTSYFTYDILKNAYPKQVGLFSTVDRIVGPGPKDEFKSDLTTPESLDLFHDMRTCVDNGIKYLVMEVSSQAYKKNRVYGLKFDIGGFLNITPDHIGPNEHPTYADYLNCKKQLMVNSKVNIINRQTNDYDTVYAAAKETSPDKDIYRFAKNEVGDTDFSIRNKESNLNDSVFTYTAESDKAEDLQEHGEYTYQLGLVGDFNELNAGAAITAAKIMGVDNEVIADSLKKAFVPGRMEHINTKSHGTIFVDYAHNYASMNALLSFLRREYPSSKIKVVVGGTGDKGVSRRAGFAQVLTESADEAILTTDDPGFEDPADICKQIDEKIDHTKVKVKTILDRPSAIKDMIEHSSGDDIVVLAAKGNDPYQKIKGVDVPYASDPVVAKKILNDIEG, from the coding sequence ATGAGTTTGAAAATAAGTAAAGCTATAGAGATTTTGAAGAAACATGATTTACTGGTTTCTAGTTCAGTTAGTGACGATAGTCTTGAAGTAACTAATATTAGTTACAATTCTAAAGAAGACCAAACCAATGGAATCTTCTTCTGTAAAGGAAATAAGTTCAAGGCTGAATACTTAGATCAAGCCATTAAGAATGGTGCCAAAATTTATGTTTCAGAAAAAGAGTACAACAAAGATATCGATCGTCTAATTGTTAAGAGTGCTTCAAAGGCTTTGGCTCTATTGAGTTCAGAGTACTTCGGCAATCCTCAAAACGACCTCTTCATTGTTGCATTCACAGGAACTAAGGGTAAGACAACAACATCATACTTTACATATGATATTTTGAAGAATGCTTATCCTAAACAAGTTGGTCTATTTTCAACTGTTGATCGTATTGTGGGACCAGGTCCAAAAGATGAATTTAAGTCAGATTTAACGACTCCAGAATCATTGGATCTTTTCCACGATATGAGAACTTGCGTTGACAACGGTATTAAATATCTTGTCATGGAAGTATCATCACAAGCTTATAAGAAGAATCGAGTTTATGGATTGAAATTCGATATAGGTGGATTTTTGAATATCACTCCCGACCATATCGGACCTAATGAACATCCAACTTATGCTGACTACTTAAATTGCAAGAAACAATTAATGGTCAACTCCAAAGTAAATATCATTAATCGTCAAACTAACGATTACGATACAGTCTATGCGGCTGCCAAAGAGACTAGCCCAGACAAAGATATTTATCGCTTTGCTAAAAATGAAGTTGGTGATACTGATTTCAGTATTCGCAACAAAGAATCTAATTTGAATGATTCAGTCTTTACTTATACTGCTGAAAGTGACAAGGCTGAAGATTTACAAGAACATGGTGAATATACTTATCAACTAGGTTTAGTTGGTGATTTCAACGAATTGAATGCAGGAGCTGCTATTACAGCTGCTAAGATTATGGGCGTTGACAACGAGGTAATCGCCGATAGTCTAAAAAAAGCATTCGTCCCGGGGAGAATGGAACACATTAATACCAAGTCTCACGGGACCATCTTTGTAGATTATGCGCACAACTACGCTAGTATGAATGCTTTATTAAGCTTTTTAAGACGCGAGTATCCAAGTTCAAAGATTAAGGTTGTTGTTGGTGGCACCGGTGATAAAGGAGTTTCCAGAAGAGCTGGATTTGCTCAAGTTTTGACTGAATCAGCTGATGAAGCAATTTTAACGACAGATGACCCTGGATTTGAGGATCCAGCAGACATTTGCAAACAAATTGATGAAAAAATAGATCATACTAAGGTCAAAGTTAAGACAATCCTAGATCGTCCTAGCGCTATCAAAGATATGATTGAACACAGTTCTGGCGATGACATTGTTGTTTTAGCTGCTAAAGGGAATGACCCTTATCAAAAAATTAAAGGGGTCGATGTACCTTATGCAAGCGATCCAGTAGTCGCTAAGAAAATTTTGAATGACATTGAGGGTTAG